The proteins below come from a single Gimesia alba genomic window:
- the argC gene encoding N-acetyl-gamma-glutamyl-phosphate reductase, with protein MTKVAIMGATGYAALELIKILLRNSDVEIVALTSRSESAPHISEIHPCLEGRLDLRCEALTPAEIADRADFVFCALPHVASMEVIPDLLADGCRVVDLSADYRLSDPAVYEKWYHHVHIDPTRLGSTVYGLPELWAEKIPSADLIANPGCYTSTAILGLAPLMAKGLVEPTGIIIDAKSGVSGAGRNPKLGTLYPECNESITAYGVGTHRHTPEIEEVLTTVGGKEVKVTFTPHLTPMNRGILATMYPRLTEAVSRDAILDIYRAFYQGKPFVRVIDRIPATKDVAGTNYCDISVQFAGDQLIVFSATDNLIKGAAGVAVQNFNLMAGYPETTGLIV; from the coding sequence ATGACAAAAGTTGCCATAATGGGAGCCACAGGTTATGCGGCTCTGGAGTTGATTAAAATTCTGCTGCGAAATTCGGATGTGGAAATCGTCGCGTTGACGTCCCGTTCGGAGTCAGCGCCACATATCAGTGAAATTCATCCTTGCCTCGAAGGACGCCTGGATTTGCGTTGTGAAGCACTGACCCCGGCTGAGATTGCGGATCGGGCAGACTTTGTGTTTTGTGCCTTGCCTCATGTAGCGAGCATGGAAGTCATTCCCGATTTACTGGCGGATGGCTGCCGAGTGGTTGATTTGAGTGCCGACTACCGCTTGAGTGATCCGGCCGTGTATGAAAAATGGTATCACCATGTGCACATCGATCCGACCCGGTTAGGAAGTACTGTGTATGGTTTGCCCGAACTCTGGGCTGAGAAAATTCCCTCTGCCGATCTGATTGCCAATCCGGGCTGTTATACCAGCACAGCCATTTTGGGGCTGGCGCCGTTAATGGCAAAAGGGTTGGTAGAACCAACGGGGATCATTATTGACGCCAAAAGCGGCGTCAGTGGTGCAGGACGAAATCCCAAACTGGGGACGCTCTATCCTGAATGCAACGAAAGTATTACCGCTTATGGTGTGGGGACACACCGTCACACTCCGGAAATTGAAGAAGTACTCACCACGGTGGGGGGAAAAGAGGTCAAAGTGACGTTTACTCCCCATCTGACGCCGATGAACCGGGGAATTCTGGCGACCATGTATCCCCGATTGACAGAAGCTGTCAGTCGCGACGCGATACTAGACATTTATCGTGCCTTTTATCAGGGGAAGCCGTTTGTGCGGGTGATTGATCGAATTCCCGCTACCAAAGACGTGGCGGGGACAAATTATTGTGACATTTCCGTGCAGTTTGCCGGCGATCAATTGATCGTCTTTTCAGCGACCGATAATTTGATCAAGGGTGCTGCCGGTGTTGCCGTTCAGAACTTTAATTTGATGGCGGGTTACCCTGAAACAACGGGTTTAATCGTCTGA
- the argJ gene encoding bifunctional glutamate N-acetyltransferase/amino-acid acetyltransferase ArgJ, producing MQLTAEMILPQGFRAAGLACGIKKDKSTFDLSLFASDVPCCGAGVFTKNQVCGAPVKVSRERVPGESVRAVVINSGNANACTGERGIEDAKWMTSLVADGLSLAEEEVLVCSTGVIGHFLPRAPLEQGIPEVVRQLDSGARAFRQAATGMMTTDTVPKQATHALSIGGTTVRVSGAAKGAAMIAPNMATMLSVIMTDAPLNSAQADQLLRNAVNRSFNCVSVEGHTSTSDTVILLANGAAGAAELSDQELSDLQSAIDEVAMELGQAIIRDAEGADHFITIEVSGAKLREDAFEIARTIANDALVKTAITGADPNWGRIVSATGRTSVKLTERDILLQINGSLIYENGQPVDFDEQAVSDGLRKNRDVLIQVQLPFGDESVVFWTSDLTQEYVRLNSEYTT from the coding sequence ATGCAGTTGACTGCTGAAATGATTTTACCCCAGGGGTTTCGTGCGGCTGGCCTGGCTTGTGGCATCAAGAAAGATAAATCGACCTTTGATTTATCTTTGTTTGCTTCTGATGTGCCCTGTTGTGGCGCGGGTGTGTTTACGAAGAATCAGGTGTGTGGGGCTCCTGTGAAAGTTTCGCGCGAACGCGTTCCCGGCGAATCGGTTCGTGCAGTCGTAATTAACTCCGGAAATGCGAATGCCTGCACCGGGGAGCGCGGGATCGAAGATGCAAAGTGGATGACCAGCCTGGTGGCGGACGGCTTATCGCTTGCGGAAGAAGAAGTCCTGGTCTGTTCAACAGGAGTAATCGGCCACTTTCTGCCGCGTGCGCCTCTGGAACAGGGGATTCCGGAAGTCGTGCGGCAGCTGGATTCCGGGGCGCGGGCATTTCGGCAGGCAGCGACGGGAATGATGACAACGGATACCGTTCCCAAGCAGGCAACGCATGCACTTTCAATTGGTGGGACTACCGTGCGAGTGAGTGGTGCGGCGAAAGGAGCCGCGATGATTGCGCCGAATATGGCAACGATGTTGTCGGTGATTATGACCGACGCGCCGCTCAATTCGGCTCAAGCCGATCAACTATTGCGAAATGCCGTCAATCGCAGCTTCAATTGTGTTTCCGTTGAAGGGCATACGAGTACGAGCGATACGGTGATCTTATTGGCGAATGGCGCAGCGGGAGCCGCTGAACTGTCTGATCAGGAACTGAGTGATTTGCAGTCGGCAATCGATGAAGTGGCTATGGAACTGGGGCAGGCCATCATTCGCGATGCAGAAGGAGCCGACCATTTTATTACAATTGAAGTCTCGGGGGCAAAGCTGAGAGAGGATGCGTTTGAAATCGCCCGGACGATTGCCAATGATGCGTTGGTCAAAACGGCGATTACCGGTGCGGACCCGAACTGGGGGCGGATTGTTTCCGCCACTGGTCGGACCAGCGTCAAACTGACTGAACGGGATATTCTGCTGCAGATCAACGGTAGTTTAATTTATGAGAATGGACAGCCTGTCGACTTTGATGAGCAGGCGGTCTCTGATGGTCTGCGTAAGAACCGTGATGTGTTGATTCAGGTGCAGCTGCCGTTTGGGGATGAGTCGGTGGTATTCTGGACCAGCGATCTGACGCAGGAATATGTGCGTCTGAATTCAGAGTATACAACCTGA